A single Pyxicephalus adspersus chromosome 8, UCB_Pads_2.0, whole genome shotgun sequence DNA region contains:
- the CEBPG gene encoding CCAAT/enhancer-binding protein gamma: protein MNSSPHSMSESLEDSQPGSPATPQLVPLNPGGGGKATPPSKNGKKGQRVDRSSEEYRLRRERNNMAVKKSRLKSKQKAQDTLQRVNQLKEENERLEAKIKLLTKELSVLKDLFLEHAHSLAENVQPASSTSEQDSDSK from the coding sequence ATGAACTCATCCCCACATAGTATGTCTGAAAGCCTTGAAGATTCCCAACCTGGCAGCCCAGCCACTCCACAGCTTGTGCCACTGAacccaggaggaggaggtaaAGCCACTCCTCCCAGTAAAAACGGCAAGAAAGGACAGCGGGTAGACCGCAGCAGTGAAGAATATCGACTGCGCAGAGAGCGGAACAATATGGCGGTGAAAAAGAGCAGATTAAAGAGCAAACAGAAAGCTCAAGACACATTGCAAAGAGTTAACCAGCTAAAAGAAGAGAATGAAAGATTGGAGGCAAAAATCAAACTACTCACCAAAGAATTGAGTGTACTAAAAGACTTGTTTCTGGAGCATGCACACAGCTTGGCAGAAAATGTACAGCCTGCTAGTTCCACATCAGAGCAGGATAGTGATTCAAAATAA